A window of the Halobacterium hubeiense genome harbors these coding sequences:
- a CDS encoding PH domain-containing protein has product MSQPSQSDAAEMDWLTLDDGEEVVWSGKPHKSSLVPALIVGVPLSIILVGLLIIGSAYLYRENTRYVVTTDALYRKSGVLSRDVQRIDFGKVQNTSYSQGFFGTRFGYGNVDVSTAGGSGVEMQFQSVPDPRHVQETINKRVKATRGDAGSESEETKADVLDEILDELRGIRATLETRERADTTGDAGKSPDETLFEEDSNTGPLDE; this is encoded by the coding sequence ATGTCCCAGCCCTCCCAGTCGGACGCCGCCGAGATGGACTGGCTGACCCTCGACGACGGCGAGGAAGTCGTCTGGTCGGGGAAGCCCCACAAGAGTAGCCTCGTCCCTGCACTCATCGTCGGCGTCCCGCTGTCGATTATCCTCGTCGGACTGCTCATCATCGGGTCGGCGTACCTCTACCGCGAGAACACGCGGTACGTCGTCACGACAGACGCGCTCTACCGGAAGTCCGGCGTGCTGTCCCGGGACGTCCAGCGCATCGACTTCGGGAAAGTCCAGAACACGTCGTACAGTCAGGGCTTCTTCGGCACGCGGTTCGGGTACGGCAACGTCGACGTCTCCACCGCGGGCGGCTCCGGGGTCGAGATGCAGTTCCAGTCCGTCCCCGACCCCCGGCACGTGCAGGAGACCATCAACAAGCGCGTGAAGGCGACTCGGGGCGACGCGGGTTCGGAGTCCGAGGAGACGAAGGCGGACGTACTCGACGAGATTCTCGACGAGCTCCGCGGCATCCGAGCGACGCTGGAAACCCGAGAGCGCGCCGACACGACTGGTGACGCCGGTAAGTCCCCGGACGAAACGCTGTTCGAGGAGGACTCGAACACTGGTCCGCTCGACGAATGA
- a CDS encoding PH domain-containing protein, whose amino-acid sequence MNGERATEPVDAAIPIGESETVVWTGRPRVTVVLPAVVVGLTLVVAGLAGAILSDSWLPAALVPVGVAVPGWRYLRNRRTQYVITDDALYKKTGVFSRAVAQATLRTVQNSAFSQSLTGSVFGYGSVEFEIAGGGRFTYRRIGDPREVRALVDEAAGDTDAVSGTGRVEQSVPGSIEQWRAVREEVRALGRLVDRRAE is encoded by the coding sequence ATGAACGGGGAGCGAGCGACCGAGCCCGTCGATGCGGCGATTCCAATCGGCGAGTCCGAGACCGTCGTCTGGACCGGGCGACCGCGCGTCACCGTCGTGCTGCCGGCGGTCGTCGTCGGTCTCACGCTGGTCGTCGCCGGGCTCGCCGGCGCCATCCTGAGCGACTCGTGGCTGCCCGCCGCGCTGGTGCCGGTCGGCGTGGCCGTCCCGGGGTGGCGGTACCTCCGGAACCGGCGCACGCAGTACGTGATTACTGACGACGCCCTCTACAAGAAGACGGGCGTGTTCTCGCGGGCCGTGGCACAGGCCACGCTGCGCACCGTGCAGAACAGCGCGTTCTCCCAGTCGCTGACCGGGTCAGTGTTCGGCTACGGCTCCGTCGAGTTCGAAATCGCCGGCGGCGGCCGGTTCACGTACCGGCGAATCGGCGACCCCCGGGAGGTCCGCGCGCTCGTGGACGAAGCCGCCGGCGACACCGACGCCGTCTCCGGCACCGGGCGCGTCGAGCAATCGGTTCCGGGCAGCATCGAACAGTGGCGGGCCGTCCGCGAGGAAGTCCGCGCGCTCGGCCGACTCGTTGACCGGCGCGCGGAGTGA
- a CDS encoding PAS domain S-box protein — protein MAAGMEILHVDDEPGFAEMASEFLTRRDDRFTVHTTTNPEEAMSYLRDNQVDCVVSDHDMPGKNGIEFLEAVREQYPDLPFILFTGKGSEEVASDAISAGVTDYLQKEGGTSQYAVLANRIVNAVEQTRARRRVDETEQKLTQLAEKTDDILYMFSADWSELLFVNSAFEDIWGLPTDELEADATAFMEHVHPEDRDDVQQAMNQVSAGTVGDVEYRVIRPDGQQRWVRADSKPVLDADGNVDRIVGFVRDITDRKAHERELREERAFVEQTLDALDDIFLVFDTEFRLHRWNEQVLDVTGSAADDVTGAKPTAFVPEDQRAEVSDALDAVLETGTATVQVDVLAADGERVPYEFVLTRLVDDEGDDLGFASIGRDISGKHAREAELERAHDLLGQAKEIAGVGGWELDTETMEMYWTDHLYDLLGVDCERAPSLDESLDVYHEDDREIVEDALHRALEDGESFDVTVRLRRPDGELRWVRSQGRPVVEDGEVVSVRGAVQDVTVQQTRERELEQARQDYETLFNGMNDMAWVMDTDGQFVAANDAAVEKTGYSRDELLSMSPADIDASHGESEVLELIERLPEDETQVFETVHETSDGREIPVEINSSVVSYRGEAAALSIARDITDRKHREQRLEQFASVVSHDLRNPLAVAKGRVKLVRADRDSENLEQAAESLARMDGLIEDLLTLARKGEAVRDWEPVELGDLIEEAWRHVATADATLRVETTRRILADRSRLQQLVENLLANATEHGGSDVTVTVGDLADGFYVEDDGAGIPTGDDVDVFEAGYSEDPDGTGFGLSIVEQVAEAHGWRVEATEGDGGARFEVTGVESDA, from the coding sequence ATGGCCGCCGGGATGGAGATTCTCCACGTCGACGACGAGCCGGGGTTCGCGGAGATGGCCAGCGAATTCCTCACTCGTCGAGACGACCGCTTCACCGTCCACACGACCACGAACCCCGAGGAGGCGATGTCGTACCTCCGCGACAATCAGGTTGACTGCGTGGTCTCCGACCACGACATGCCGGGGAAGAACGGCATCGAGTTCCTCGAAGCCGTCCGCGAACAGTACCCCGACCTCCCCTTTATCCTCTTCACCGGGAAGGGCTCCGAGGAAGTCGCCAGCGACGCCATCTCCGCCGGCGTCACCGACTACCTCCAGAAGGAAGGCGGCACCAGCCAGTACGCCGTGCTCGCGAACCGCATCGTCAACGCCGTCGAGCAGACGCGCGCCCGGCGACGGGTCGACGAGACCGAGCAGAAGCTCACCCAGCTCGCGGAGAAGACCGACGACATCCTCTACATGTTCTCCGCGGACTGGAGCGAACTCCTGTTCGTCAACTCCGCGTTCGAAGACATCTGGGGGCTGCCCACGGACGAACTGGAAGCCGACGCGACCGCGTTCATGGAACACGTACATCCCGAGGACCGGGACGACGTGCAGCAGGCGATGAATCAGGTCTCCGCGGGCACCGTCGGGGATGTCGAGTACCGCGTGATTCGCCCGGACGGCCAACAGCGCTGGGTGCGCGCGGACAGCAAGCCGGTGCTCGACGCCGACGGGAACGTCGACCGCATCGTCGGGTTCGTCCGCGACATCACCGACCGGAAGGCCCACGAGCGCGAACTCCGCGAGGAGCGAGCGTTCGTCGAGCAGACCCTCGACGCGCTCGACGACATCTTCCTCGTCTTCGACACGGAGTTCCGGCTCCATCGCTGGAACGAGCAAGTCCTCGACGTGACCGGCTCCGCGGCCGACGACGTCACGGGAGCGAAGCCGACCGCGTTCGTCCCCGAAGACCAGCGAGCCGAGGTGTCCGACGCCCTCGACGCGGTGCTGGAGACGGGCACGGCGACGGTACAGGTGGACGTCCTCGCGGCCGACGGCGAGCGCGTCCCCTACGAGTTCGTCCTCACGCGGCTCGTCGACGACGAGGGCGACGACCTCGGGTTCGCCAGCATCGGCCGCGACATCTCCGGGAAGCACGCCCGCGAAGCGGAGCTCGAACGCGCCCACGATCTCCTCGGGCAGGCGAAGGAAATCGCGGGCGTCGGCGGCTGGGAGCTCGACACGGAGACGATGGAGATGTACTGGACAGACCACCTCTACGACCTCCTCGGCGTCGACTGCGAACGAGCGCCGTCGCTGGACGAGTCCCTCGACGTCTACCACGAGGACGACCGTGAAATCGTCGAGGACGCGCTGCACCGCGCGCTCGAAGACGGCGAGAGCTTCGACGTGACCGTCCGGCTCCGGCGGCCGGACGGTGAACTCCGGTGGGTGCGCAGTCAGGGCCGGCCCGTCGTCGAGGACGGCGAGGTGGTGTCGGTTCGCGGCGCCGTCCAGGACGTGACCGTACAGCAGACCCGCGAGCGAGAGCTAGAGCAGGCGCGACAGGACTACGAGACGCTGTTCAACGGGATGAACGACATGGCGTGGGTGATGGACACGGACGGCCAGTTCGTCGCCGCCAACGACGCCGCCGTGGAGAAGACGGGGTACTCGCGGGACGAACTGCTGTCGATGAGTCCGGCCGACATCGACGCCAGCCACGGCGAGAGCGAGGTGTTGGAACTCATCGAGCGGCTGCCCGAGGACGAGACGCAGGTGTTCGAGACCGTCCACGAGACCAGCGACGGCCGCGAGATTCCCGTCGAAATCAACTCCAGCGTCGTCTCGTACCGCGGCGAGGCGGCGGCGCTGAGCATCGCACGGGACATCACGGACCGGAAACACCGCGAACAGCGCCTCGAACAGTTCGCGTCCGTGGTCAGCCACGACCTCCGCAACCCGCTGGCCGTCGCGAAGGGCCGCGTGAAGCTCGTGCGCGCCGACCGGGACAGCGAGAACCTCGAACAGGCCGCCGAGTCGCTCGCGCGGATGGACGGCCTCATCGAGGACCTGCTGACGCTGGCGCGCAAGGGCGAGGCGGTCCGCGACTGGGAACCGGTCGAGCTCGGCGACCTAATCGAGGAGGCGTGGCGCCACGTCGCGACCGCCGACGCCACGCTCCGCGTCGAGACCACGCGGCGAATCCTCGCGGACCGCAGTCGCCTCCAGCAGCTCGTGGAGAACCTCCTCGCGAACGCCACCGAACACGGCGGGAGCGACGTCACTGTCACCGTCGGCGACCTCGCGGACGGCTTCTACGTCGAGGACGACGGCGCGGGGATTCCCACTGGTGACGACGTGGACGTCTTCGAAGCCGGCTACTCCGAGGACCCGGACGGGACGGGATTCGGGTTGAGCATCGTCGAGCAGGTCGCGGAGGCGCACGGCTGGCGGGTCGAGGCGACCGAAGGCGACGGCGGCGCGCGGTTCGAAGTCACCGGCGTCGAGTCCGACGCGTAG
- a CDS encoding ABC transporter substrate-binding protein, producing the protein MQHPKRVTGDGVSRRRFIAGTGAAGLGALAGCNGLNAITSGGSNSSSGDLTLDFWHIFGDELGATLEEMAAEFSDQTDGVTINAVNNGGYRDNLNQALQASRAGDPPGIVQIFEIGTRLALDSDAFTPIGDLLPEDEIDFDDFLPSVLNYYRIDGTLNSMPFNSSNTIMLYNKTAFEEAGLNPESPPRSLAEVRSAAETIVDQTDMEQGITWPNHTWMQVEQQFAKQDQVLVNNENGRAGRPTETNFNTEAGRNVYEWWKGMADAGLYLNPGIEAWGEARQAFLTGKVPMLWDSTSNMVSMRTGAEENGFELGSAYLPTPNGDNTGVVIGGGSLWVPDALSDAKKEAAGEFVAYLTQTEQQARWHRNSGYFPVRQSAIDQLTENGWFDENPNFRTAFDQLQDTEDTPATRGAVMGVFPEARTINEELSVSIVNGEVSVEEGLSRMDTQVQEALNSYSGSYDGSE; encoded by the coding sequence ATGCAACACCCCAAGCGGGTAACAGGTGACGGCGTGTCGCGTCGACGATTCATCGCGGGCACGGGCGCGGCCGGACTCGGCGCGCTCGCGGGCTGCAACGGCCTCAACGCCATCACCAGCGGCGGGTCGAACAGCTCAAGCGGCGACCTCACGCTGGACTTCTGGCACATCTTCGGCGACGAACTCGGCGCCACACTCGAGGAGATGGCCGCGGAGTTCTCCGACCAGACCGACGGCGTAACCATCAACGCCGTCAACAACGGCGGCTACCGCGACAACCTCAATCAGGCGCTCCAGGCCTCGCGCGCCGGCGACCCGCCGGGCATCGTCCAGATTTTCGAAATCGGGACGCGGCTCGCGCTCGACAGCGACGCGTTCACGCCAATCGGCGACCTGCTCCCCGAGGACGAAATCGACTTCGACGACTTCCTGCCGTCGGTGCTCAACTACTACCGCATCGATGGCACGCTGAACTCGATGCCGTTCAACTCCTCGAACACCATCATGCTCTACAACAAGACCGCGTTCGAGGAGGCCGGCCTGAACCCCGAGTCGCCGCCGCGGAGCCTCGCCGAAGTCCGGTCGGCCGCCGAGACCATCGTCGACCAGACGGACATGGAGCAGGGCATCACGTGGCCGAACCACACGTGGATGCAGGTCGAACAGCAGTTCGCGAAACAGGACCAGGTGCTGGTGAACAACGAGAACGGGCGCGCCGGCCGCCCGACGGAGACGAACTTCAACACCGAGGCGGGGCGGAACGTCTACGAGTGGTGGAAGGGGATGGCCGACGCCGGCCTCTACCTCAACCCCGGCATCGAGGCGTGGGGGGAAGCCCGGCAGGCGTTCCTCACCGGGAAAGTCCCGATGCTGTGGGACTCCACGTCGAACATGGTGTCGATGCGGACCGGCGCCGAGGAGAACGGCTTCGAACTCGGGTCGGCGTACCTCCCGACGCCGAACGGGGACAACACCGGCGTCGTCATCGGCGGCGGGTCGCTGTGGGTACCCGACGCCCTCTCCGACGCCAAGAAGGAGGCCGCCGGCGAGTTCGTCGCGTACCTCACGCAGACCGAACAGCAGGCGCGCTGGCACCGCAACAGCGGCTACTTCCCGGTCCGACAGAGCGCAATCGACCAGCTCACCGAGAACGGCTGGTTCGACGAGAACCCGAACTTCCGCACGGCCTTCGACCAGCTACAGGACACCGAGGACACGCCCGCGACACGGGGCGCCGTCATGGGCGTCTTCCCCGAAGCGCGCACCATCAACGAGGAGCTCTCGGTGAGCATCGTCAACGGCGAAGTGAGCGTCGAAGAGGGGCTCTCCCGGATGGACACGCAAGTGCAGGAGGCCCTGAACAGCTACAGCGGCTCCTACGACGGGAGCGAGTGA
- a CDS encoding carbohydrate ABC transporter permease yields the protein MSTQPKPFDSTRQAALLLLPTVVVLVAFLYYPGLETFRLSLYRTLFLGQQTTWVGLGNFAELATSAAYRHSFLVSILFAAVVVAGTLAVSLAVSYMVFTVEVGSSTYLIAAIWPYALPPAVAAILLNFILHPNLGIFTHYLEVFTPFTLDWFNSGPQAFAVVAVVAIWKQLGYNIIFLVAALNNVPETLTENAKLDGVGHLRLLRKVYLPLVAPTMVFLVVMNTIYSFFSTFPLVDLMTSGGPGDATNLLIFKLYRDAFEFSSLGLASAESVVLFVLVAVLMYVQIRVTEGYAHYGA from the coding sequence ATGTCGACGCAACCAAAGCCGTTCGACTCGACGCGGCAAGCGGCGCTGTTGTTGCTCCCGACAGTCGTCGTGCTCGTCGCGTTCCTCTACTACCCCGGGCTGGAGACGTTCAGGCTGAGCCTCTACAGGACGCTGTTCCTCGGCCAGCAGACCACGTGGGTCGGGCTCGGGAACTTCGCGGAGCTGGCGACCTCTGCGGCCTACCGGCACAGCTTCCTCGTCTCGATTCTGTTCGCCGCCGTCGTCGTCGCCGGCACGCTGGCGGTGTCGCTGGCGGTCAGTTACATGGTGTTCACCGTCGAGGTCGGCTCCTCGACGTACCTGATTGCGGCCATCTGGCCGTACGCGCTCCCGCCGGCGGTCGCCGCCATCCTGCTGAACTTCATCCTCCACCCGAACCTCGGCATCTTCACGCACTACCTGGAGGTGTTCACGCCGTTCACGCTCGACTGGTTCAACAGCGGGCCGCAGGCGTTCGCGGTCGTCGCGGTCGTGGCAATCTGGAAGCAACTGGGGTACAACATCATCTTCCTCGTCGCCGCACTCAACAACGTCCCCGAGACGCTCACCGAGAACGCGAAACTCGACGGCGTCGGCCACCTCCGGCTCCTCCGGAAGGTCTACCTCCCGCTGGTCGCCCCGACGATGGTGTTCCTCGTCGTGATGAACACCATCTACTCGTTCTTCTCGACGTTCCCGCTAGTCGATTTGATGACCAGCGGCGGCCCCGGCGACGCCACGAACCTCCTGATATTCAAGCTCTACCGCGACGCCTTCGAGTTCAGTAGTCTCGGACTCGCGTCCGCCGAATCCGTGGTGCTGTTCGTGCTGGTGGCCGTGCTGATGTACGTCCAGATTCGCGTGACCGAGGGCTACGCCCACTACGGAGCCTGA
- a CDS encoding carbohydrate ABC transporter permease, translating to MATETDQPTARSARFTDRLPDHVPMHLGLVAAIALMASPLVLAVVMSTQTTTEVYQVTNVGIGSQGLSNYQAALTEYNFTTYMVNSLVMSVVIVVAKVALSLLAALALVYYELPYERAIFMFILLTLLLPVPVRIVPLFQLMADLGWTNTLLALTGPYVASATAVFLFRQHFMSIPDSLIETARVDGVGPLRFLFGVLVPMSRGMIAGVCVITFIYAWNQFLWPLVAVTNKSSQVVQVGIRYIQGSAQAGLTQWGLIMAAAVLALLPPLFVLLALHRPLLETFAIQQK from the coding sequence ATGGCGACCGAGACAGACCAACCGACGGCGCGCTCGGCGCGGTTCACAGACCGGCTCCCCGACCACGTGCCGATGCACCTCGGGCTCGTCGCCGCAATCGCGCTGATGGCGTCGCCGCTCGTGCTCGCGGTCGTGATGAGCACGCAGACCACGACGGAGGTCTACCAAGTGACGAACGTCGGCATCGGCAGTCAGGGCCTCAGCAACTATCAGGCCGCGCTCACGGAGTACAACTTCACCACGTACATGGTCAACTCCCTCGTGATGAGCGTCGTCATCGTCGTCGCGAAGGTCGCGCTCTCGTTGCTCGCGGCGCTCGCGCTCGTCTACTACGAGCTCCCCTACGAGCGCGCCATCTTCATGTTCATCCTCCTCACGCTGCTGTTGCCGGTGCCGGTCCGCATCGTCCCCCTGTTCCAGCTGATGGCGGACCTCGGGTGGACGAACACGCTGCTGGCGTTGACCGGACCGTACGTCGCCAGCGCCACCGCGGTCTTCCTCTTCCGCCAGCACTTCATGTCGATTCCCGACTCGCTGATCGAGACCGCGCGCGTCGACGGCGTCGGCCCGCTGCGGTTCCTGTTCGGCGTGCTCGTCCCGATGTCCCGGGGCATGATTGCCGGCGTCTGCGTCATCACGTTCATCTACGCGTGGAACCAGTTCCTCTGGCCGCTGGTCGCAGTCACCAACAAGAGCAGTCAAGTCGTCCAGGTCGGCATCCGCTACATCCAGGGGTCTGCGCAGGCCGGCCTCACGCAGTGGGGTCTGATTATGGCCGCCGCTGTCCTCGCGTTGCTCCCGCCGCTGTTCGTGTTGCTCGCGCTGCACCGCCCGCTCCTCGAAACGTTCGCCATTCAACAGAAGTGA
- a CDS encoding ABC transporter ATP-binding protein has product MSTITLQDLEKQYDDVSAVEGIDLEVEDGEFLVVVGPSGCGKSTTLRMIAGLEDVTAGTITISGEDVTARPPKDRDIAMVFQNYALYPHMTAAENMKFGMRSVSEYSDAEIDERVADAADTLDIADLLDRRPEALSGGERQRVAIGRALVREPSVFLLDEPLSNLDAKLRVQMRAELLKLHRELDATTVYVTHDQTEAMTLGDRVAVLNDGRLQQVASPQRLYDFPENRFVAGFIGEPAMNVVPVEVRERGGDVVADQGGFVQPLPNGNAAAELVGQQAAFGVRPEDVSLATNLPAGAATFRATVTVREPLGELLLLHCEVGGAELQVKVEPRSDIYSGDTVELGFDDQRLHLFDDTGDAVYHSATQPDPRQTVSPE; this is encoded by the coding sequence ATGAGCACCATCACACTCCAAGACCTCGAAAAGCAGTACGACGACGTCAGCGCCGTCGAAGGAATCGACCTCGAAGTCGAGGACGGGGAGTTCCTCGTCGTCGTCGGCCCCTCTGGCTGTGGGAAGTCCACCACGCTCAGAATGATTGCGGGCTTAGAGGACGTCACCGCCGGGACCATCACCATCAGCGGCGAGGACGTGACCGCCCGGCCGCCGAAGGACCGCGACATCGCGATGGTCTTCCAGAACTACGCGCTGTACCCGCACATGACGGCCGCCGAGAACATGAAGTTCGGGATGCGGTCGGTCAGCGAGTACTCCGACGCGGAAATCGACGAGCGCGTGGCCGACGCCGCGGACACGCTCGACATCGCGGACCTCCTCGACCGACGGCCGGAGGCGCTGTCCGGCGGCGAACGCCAGCGCGTCGCCATCGGGCGGGCGCTCGTTCGGGAGCCCTCGGTGTTCCTGCTGGACGAGCCGCTGAGCAATCTCGACGCGAAGCTCCGCGTGCAGATGCGCGCGGAGCTGTTGAAGCTCCACCGCGAGCTGGACGCGACGACGGTGTACGTCACCCACGACCAGACCGAAGCGATGACGCTGGGCGACCGCGTCGCCGTGCTGAACGACGGCCGCCTCCAGCAGGTCGCGTCGCCACAGCGGCTGTACGACTTCCCCGAGAACCGGTTCGTCGCCGGGTTCATCGGCGAACCCGCGATGAACGTCGTCCCCGTGGAAGTCCGGGAACGCGGCGGCGACGTCGTCGCCGACCAGGGCGGGTTCGTCCAGCCGCTCCCGAACGGGAACGCCGCCGCCGAACTCGTCGGCCAGCAAGCCGCGTTCGGCGTCCGCCCGGAGGACGTCTCGCTGGCCACGAACCTGCCGGCCGGCGCCGCGACGTTCCGAGCGACCGTGACCGTCCGGGAGCCGCTGGGCGAACTGCTGTTGTTGCACTGCGAGGTCGGCGGCGCCGAACTCCAGGTGAAAGTCGAACCGCGCAGCGACATCTACTCCGGGGACACCGTCGAACTCGGGTTCGACGACCAGCGGCTCCACCTCTTCGACGACACCGGCGACGCGGTGTACCACTCCGCCACCCAGCCCGACCCGCGGCAGACGGTCTCACCGGAGTGA
- a CDS encoding HTH domain-containing protein produces MELTDRQTDVLECIVSHYQSEESPISGDDIADAVGCHPGTVRSDLQGLSALDLVEGITGPKGGYKPTAEAYRALDDQSRDGTADLTLAHDYARTDVTVTEIDFTAVNHPEQCRARVAFADSIDEFGTGDPILVGPTPKTALVVGGEIEAIDHEANELELDVGRLEAPLTS; encoded by the coding sequence ATGGAGTTGACCGACCGGCAAACGGACGTCCTCGAATGCATCGTCAGCCACTACCAGAGCGAGGAATCGCCAATCTCCGGCGACGACATCGCCGACGCCGTCGGCTGTCACCCGGGAACGGTCAGGAGCGACCTGCAGGGCCTGAGCGCGCTCGACCTGGTCGAGGGCATCACCGGCCCGAAGGGCGGGTACAAGCCGACCGCCGAGGCCTACCGCGCGCTCGACGACCAGTCGCGCGACGGCACGGCGGACCTGACGCTCGCCCACGACTACGCCCGCACCGACGTCACCGTCACCGAAATCGACTTCACGGCCGTGAACCACCCCGAGCAGTGCCGCGCCCGCGTGGCGTTCGCCGACTCCATCGACGAGTTCGGCACCGGCGACCCGATTCTGGTCGGCCCGACGCCGAAGACCGCTCTCGTCGTCGGCGGCGAAATCGAGGCTATCGACCACGAGGCGAATGAACTGGAACTCGATGTCGGCCGACTCGAAGCGCCACTGACCTCGTAA
- a CDS encoding helix-turn-helix domain-containing protein — MPDSMSEQLRRDMECEGLLECFHGLKELDKECFQALVEADEPMTVDELADVVDRERSTAYRAVQRLLQTGFIEKEQVNYEQGGYYHVYSPNDPAQITDDMQRMLNDWYAKMGQLIQEFETKYEQADGAPQSAES; from the coding sequence ATGCCAGATTCGATGTCCGAGCAGCTCCGTCGGGACATGGAGTGCGAGGGGCTGCTGGAGTGTTTCCACGGCCTCAAGGAACTGGACAAGGAGTGCTTCCAGGCGCTGGTCGAGGCGGACGAGCCGATGACCGTCGACGAGCTCGCGGACGTCGTCGACCGCGAACGCTCGACGGCCTATCGAGCCGTTCAGCGGCTCCTCCAGACCGGATTCATCGAGAAAGAGCAGGTCAACTACGAGCAGGGCGGCTACTACCACGTCTACTCGCCGAACGACCCCGCCCAAATCACCGACGACATGCAGCGGATGCTCAACGACTGGTACGCGAAGATGGGGCAACTCATCCAGGAGTTCGAAACCAAGTACGAGCAGGCCGACGGCGCCCCGCAGTCCGCGGAGAGCTAA
- a CDS encoding DUF302 domain-containing protein, with protein MIPIDPADIDPEDYGEAQTTLEMDHEAAVEHVREVFADAGFGVPVEFSPSEMLNEKIDADRDPYYVLGACNPEFADRALDATDNRLGALMPCNVVVWEEEPGRQRVYHVSIMRIARLLGLDADEDAMADIVAETGELVDEAFENL; from the coding sequence ATGATCCCTATCGACCCCGCAGACATCGACCCCGAGGACTACGGCGAGGCCCAGACGACGCTGGAGATGGACCACGAGGCGGCAGTCGAACACGTCCGCGAGGTGTTCGCGGACGCGGGCTTCGGCGTCCCCGTGGAGTTCTCCCCCTCGGAGATGCTCAACGAGAAAATCGACGCGGACCGCGACCCCTACTACGTGCTCGGCGCGTGCAACCCCGAGTTCGCGGACCGCGCGCTCGACGCGACCGACAACCGCCTCGGCGCGCTGATGCCGTGCAACGTCGTCGTCTGGGAGGAGGAGCCCGGCCGACAGCGCGTCTACCACGTCTCCATCATGCGCATCGCGCGGCTGCTTGGCCTCGACGCCGACGAGGACGCCATGGCGGACATCGTCGCCGAGACCGGCGAACTCGTCGACGAGGCCTTCGAGAACCTCTGA
- a CDS encoding class I SAM-dependent methyltransferase translates to MGHHTFDASRADKLEDAARRYRFLSAEELLGALALDPTDAVVDLGSGTGFYTDDVAPHAGQVYAVDVQEAMHDYYRQKGVPDKVELVTGGVDDLPFETGSLDAAFATMTYHEFASAAALAEVARVLDDAATLVVADWAASGSGDVGPPVAERYTADDAADALRDSGFDVETRAVRPETFVVVATPG, encoded by the coding sequence ATGGGCCACCACACGTTCGACGCGTCGCGCGCCGACAAGCTCGAAGACGCCGCGCGCCGATACCGGTTCCTCTCCGCGGAGGAACTACTGGGCGCGCTCGCACTCGACCCCACCGACGCCGTCGTTGACCTCGGCAGCGGAACCGGCTTCTACACCGACGACGTCGCGCCACACGCCGGACAGGTGTACGCGGTGGACGTTCAGGAAGCGATGCACGACTACTACCGACAGAAGGGCGTCCCCGACAAGGTCGAACTCGTGACCGGCGGCGTAGATGACCTCCCGTTCGAGACCGGCAGCCTCGACGCGGCGTTCGCTACGATGACCTACCACGAGTTCGCGAGCGCCGCGGCGCTCGCGGAAGTCGCGCGAGTGCTGGACGACGCCGCGACGCTGGTCGTCGCCGACTGGGCGGCCAGCGGGAGCGGCGATGTCGGCCCGCCGGTCGCGGAGCGATACACTGCCGACGACGCGGCGGACGCGCTCCGCGACAGCGGCTTCGACGTCGAAACGCGGGCCGTGCGACCGGAGACCTTCGTCGTGGTCGCGACCCCGGGCTGA
- the rdfA gene encoding rod-determining factor RdfA has product MSESSRPNSKVARVIEQYDLGGMGEQLEVAWTGEHGERTSLRDLADEFNRAVLDAAIRRSDGAVPETDVQSAYQTLTGDDVSSADRMRKQRELESMGVDVDAVQSDFVTHQAIHTYLTEYREAELPDQSSDPDQKAEMLERLRGRTAAVTESTVAAQVSSGELSKRDYDVIVDVRVICGDCGTDYAAGELVRQGGCDCTV; this is encoded by the coding sequence ATGAGTGAGTCGTCGCGGCCCAACAGCAAGGTCGCACGCGTCATCGAGCAGTACGACCTCGGCGGCATGGGCGAACAACTGGAAGTCGCGTGGACGGGCGAGCACGGCGAGCGGACGAGCCTCCGCGACCTCGCCGACGAGTTCAACCGCGCGGTACTGGACGCGGCCATCCGGCGCTCGGACGGCGCCGTCCCGGAGACGGACGTGCAGAGCGCCTACCAGACGCTAACCGGCGACGACGTCTCCAGCGCCGACCGGATGCGCAAGCAGCGCGAACTCGAATCCATGGGCGTGGACGTCGACGCCGTCCAGTCGGACTTCGTCACCCACCAGGCGATTCACACGTACCTCACGGAGTACCGGGAGGCCGAGCTCCCCGACCAGTCCAGCGATCCCGACCAGAAGGCCGAGATGCTCGAACGCCTCCGCGGCCGGACCGCCGCGGTCACCGAGTCGACCGTCGCAGCGCAGGTGTCAAGCGGCGAACTCAGCAAGCGCGACTACGACGTCATCGTGGACGTCCGAGTCATCTGCGGGGACTGCGGCACCGACTACGCCGCCGGCGAACTCGTCCGGCAGGGCGGCTGCGACTGCACCGTGTGA